Proteins encoded within one genomic window of Prauserella marina:
- a CDS encoding nitrate- and nitrite sensing domain-containing protein, whose amino-acid sequence MTVAGEGQVPVGKLLGQPAPKPSRWRAATRWRDWSLPVKLGAITLIPIIVALALGGVTLGSQLGEADRYERVDALVKLDTSAAALLDGVQRERALTADALTQGTGAASAELREARAAVDAAAGPVNAAAGPAVELEPGIAGQRQDVADQLGGLAELRERVGAGQVGPIEAVTEYTALTTALLNLDTALVSGMGDTEIGATPSALHNLLVAKEEVSLQQALIGYGIGRSGLAPSEFNQVRTSDVRLTDRLAEFGSAATESQRQDFDSSVRGEAFDERDRIVKGVLAAQDTGSGEAFRTETAQQWRGLSGSVFTSMGEVGDRLGGQLAATASDLAGGASTTVVVLAVLFVVALLLAAAVVFLVTRQLLRSLKVLRTTALDVAEHGLPEAVRTIQEGRSQSAELSPTPVHTDDEIGQVARAFDAVHAEALRLAAEQAGMRTGYASVFVNLSRRSQSLVQRQLQLIERLERDEEDADQLATLFQLDHLATRMRRNNENLMVLSGAEPGRRSGQPVSATDVLRAAVSEIEQYQRVVVQTPPSVRIVGYAAGDLVRLAAELLDNATAFSAPETQVTVATRLMEDGSLTVDIMDKGIGMNEAEVAEANARLTEAGSVDLATSRRMGLFVVGRLAGRHNFGVVLHGGKDIVGVRATVSVPAELVMGAQQQQQPSGTSAQQVPAVAAVPETPAQPSAPHPATPLPPKTPGGLPRRKPNGTRRPGVLQDLAGGAVRQSPSDTEVSGTALFTPIGKEEQQQAKEAAPAWPDAADEAREKAESESAAEVTAAFAKPDLEEPTPDERTESEPETEGALARSTPTERIDPTVHSGQPGAGSAATRPEDEPEPAAPSSTKVTAKSGSPTAAAKAPEVDPLSGEALFEATGTVVSDWWSAATTASDAERRAQRARSVSETTPIFDEMLSAWFRSVSESPSETSGGAKKEWDFAADERWRTVQAVSRTSPSDYTQAGLPRRRKGEQLLPGSAAAGQASASAARAAVAKAPPPPQQPSRDPADVRGRLSSFQQGVSRGRRHRQAESATRQGRSAEQERPTTSAGLPQRQPRKPARQGTTPPPQAEVPSQAVSGSGSGQAPASEWAFAADERWSAVQAASQSGPPNYTAAGLPRRRKGAQLLPGSLSSAAGQASRPKAERDPADVRGRLSSFQQGIRRGRHRTAQASESSQEKVEGE is encoded by the coding sequence GTGACCGTTGCAGGAGAAGGCCAAGTGCCTGTGGGCAAGCTCCTCGGCCAGCCGGCCCCGAAGCCGTCCCGGTGGCGGGCCGCGACGCGCTGGCGTGACTGGAGCCTTCCGGTCAAGCTGGGGGCGATCACCCTGATCCCCATCATCGTCGCGCTGGCTCTCGGCGGGGTCACCCTGGGCAGCCAGCTCGGCGAGGCAGACCGCTACGAGCGGGTCGACGCGCTCGTGAAGCTGGACACCTCGGCGGCGGCGCTGCTCGACGGCGTCCAGCGCGAGCGGGCGCTGACCGCCGACGCGCTCACCCAGGGCACCGGCGCGGCCTCCGCCGAGTTGCGCGAGGCGAGGGCGGCCGTCGACGCCGCGGCGGGCCCGGTCAACGCGGCAGCGGGACCGGCTGTCGAACTCGAACCCGGCATCGCTGGTCAGCGACAGGATGTCGCCGACCAGCTCGGCGGGCTCGCCGAACTCCGCGAGCGGGTCGGCGCGGGACAGGTCGGCCCCATCGAGGCCGTCACCGAGTACACGGCGCTGACCACCGCCCTGCTCAACCTGGACACCGCGCTGGTGAGCGGCATGGGCGACACCGAGATCGGCGCGACCCCCAGCGCGCTGCACAACCTGCTCGTCGCCAAGGAGGAGGTTTCCCTCCAGCAGGCCCTCATCGGGTACGGCATCGGCAGGAGTGGGCTCGCGCCAAGCGAGTTCAACCAGGTCCGCACCTCCGACGTGCGGCTGACCGACCGCCTCGCCGAGTTCGGCAGCGCCGCGACCGAGAGTCAGCGGCAGGATTTCGACAGCAGCGTGCGTGGCGAGGCATTCGACGAACGCGACCGGATCGTCAAGGGCGTGCTCGCCGCGCAGGACACCGGCAGCGGGGAGGCATTCCGGACCGAGACGGCCCAGCAATGGCGGGGCCTTTCCGGCTCGGTGTTCACCAGCATGGGCGAGGTCGGTGACCGGCTCGGCGGCCAGCTCGCCGCGACGGCGAGCGACCTCGCCGGCGGCGCGAGCACCACTGTCGTCGTGCTCGCTGTGTTGTTCGTCGTCGCGCTCCTGCTCGCCGCCGCCGTGGTCTTCCTGGTCACCCGCCAGCTTCTCCGCTCGCTCAAGGTGCTGCGCACCACGGCGCTCGACGTCGCGGAGCACGGGCTGCCGGAAGCGGTGCGCACCATCCAGGAGGGGCGTTCGCAAAGCGCGGAGCTCAGCCCGACCCCTGTCCACACCGACGACGAGATCGGCCAGGTGGCCAGGGCGTTCGACGCCGTGCACGCCGAAGCGCTGCGGCTCGCGGCCGAACAAGCGGGCATGCGCACCGGCTACGCCAGCGTCTTCGTCAACCTCTCCCGCAGGAGCCAGAGTCTCGTCCAGCGTCAGCTACAGCTCATCGAGCGGCTCGAACGCGACGAGGAGGATGCCGACCAGCTCGCGACGCTGTTCCAGCTCGACCATCTCGCGACCCGCATGCGGCGCAACAACGAGAACCTGATGGTGCTTTCCGGCGCCGAGCCCGGCCGCCGGTCCGGTCAGCCGGTCAGCGCCACCGACGTACTGCGTGCCGCCGTGTCGGAGATCGAGCAGTACCAGCGGGTCGTCGTGCAGACTCCGCCCTCGGTCAGGATCGTCGGTTACGCCGCTGGAGACCTCGTCCGGCTCGCGGCCGAACTCCTCGACAACGCCACCGCGTTCTCCGCGCCGGAGACACAGGTGACGGTGGCGACCAGGTTGATGGAGGACGGCTCGCTGACCGTCGACATCATGGACAAGGGCATCGGCATGAACGAGGCCGAGGTCGCCGAGGCCAACGCTCGCCTCACCGAGGCGGGTTCGGTCGATCTCGCGACCTCGCGCCGCATGGGGCTCTTCGTCGTCGGCAGGCTCGCCGGACGGCACAACTTCGGCGTCGTACTGCACGGCGGCAAGGACATCGTCGGCGTGCGGGCGACGGTGAGCGTGCCCGCGGAACTGGTGATGGGCGCGCAACAGCAACAACAGCCCTCCGGTACGAGTGCCCAGCAGGTACCGGCTGTCGCCGCCGTTCCGGAGACTCCGGCACAGCCTTCGGCGCCACATCCGGCGACCCCGTTGCCGCCGAAGACGCCGGGCGGGCTGCCCCGCAGGAAACCCAACGGCACCAGGCGGCCAGGTGTCCTGCAAGACCTCGCTGGTGGCGCTGTGCGGCAGTCGCCATCGGACACCGAGGTGTCGGGGACGGCGCTGTTCACGCCCATCGGCAAGGAAGAGCAGCAGCAGGCGAAAGAAGCGGCTCCGGCATGGCCGGACGCGGCGGACGAGGCGAGGGAGAAGGCCGAGTCCGAGTCGGCGGCGGAGGTGACCGCGGCCTTCGCGAAGCCGGACCTGGAAGAGCCAACGCCGGACGAGCGAACGGAATCCGAGCCGGAGACCGAGGGCGCGCTCGCGCGGAGCACTCCCACCGAACGCATCGACCCCACCGTGCACAGTGGACAGCCGGGTGCCGGGAGCGCGGCCACCAGGCCGGAGGACGAGCCGGAACCCGCGGCGCCGTCCTCGACCAAGGTCACCGCGAAGTCGGGCTCCCCGACGGCGGCCGCGAAGGCGCCGGAGGTGGATCCGCTCAGCGGTGAGGCGTTGTTCGAAGCCACCGGAACAGTGGTGAGTGACTGGTGGAGTGCGGCAACGACGGCGAGCGACGCCGAACGCAGGGCACAACGCGCGCGGTCGGTGTCCGAGACGACCCCGATCTTCGACGAGATGCTGTCCGCCTGGTTCAGGAGCGTCAGCGAATCGCCTTCGGAGACCTCGGGTGGCGCGAAGAAGGAGTGGGATTTCGCCGCCGACGAGCGGTGGCGCACCGTGCAGGCGGTGTCCCGCACCTCGCCATCGGATTACACGCAGGCGGGTTTGCCGCGCCGGAGGAAGGGCGAGCAGTTGCTGCCCGGCAGCGCCGCGGCAGGCCAGGCGAGCGCGAGTGCCGCGCGGGCCGCCGTGGCGAAGGCGCCGCCTCCGCCACAGCAGCCCAGCAGAGACCCCGCGGACGTACGGGGCAGGCTCAGCAGCTTCCAGCAAGGCGTCAGCAGGGGGCGCAGGCATCGGCAGGCGGAGTCAGCCACCCGGCAAGGCCGGTCCGCGGAGCAGGAGCGGCCGACGACGAGCGCGGGCCTGCCGCAACGGCAGCCACGCAAGCCAGCCCGGCAAGGGACGACGCCCCCGCCACAAGCCGAGGTACCGTCCCAGGCGG